Sequence from the Chloroflexota bacterium genome:
TGTCGAAAATTAACTTTGCCTGGGCAATCACTTCACCTATATTATAACAGCTATGGTCAGTAGCTATTACCACACAATCAGCCGAGGACAAGCTTTTCTTATTCAGCTCAGTCGAGGCGAGGCTGTTTTGAGGAAACTGTAGCTTTGGCACGTAGGGATCGTGATAACTTACATTAGCCCCCTTTTCACGGAGGAGCTGGAT
This genomic interval carries:
- a CDS encoding UDP-N-acetyl-D-glucosamine dehydrogenase, which encodes IQLLREKGANVSYHDPYVPKLQFPQNSLASTELNKKSLSSADCVVIATDHSCYNIGEVIAQAKLIFDTRGATKALKGNNIVRLGG